A section of the Candidatus Nitrosacidococcus sp. I8 genome encodes:
- a CDS encoding MFS transporter, whose amino-acid sequence MSQSKEKRFTLGMTPIERRGLFSLIGIYALRMLGLFLILPVFSLYAHDLEGATPSLIGLALGAYGITQALLQIPFGLLSDRIGRKPVITAGLIIFAIGSAVAAMATTITGVIIGRALQGSGAIAAAIMALVADLTREEQRTKAMAMIGLSIGVAFAFALGVGPVLNRWIGVPGLFWMTAILAILAIGVLNFGVPKVTAPRHHSDVEPAPKQFLRILKDGQIMRLALGIFMLHVLLTATFVVLPISLRDESGLASASHGYVYLPILILSILTMVPFVILAEKKRRMKEVFVGAVITLGIAELIWVFFHTSLALTIVALWLFFSAFNLLEATLPSLVSKRSPAGSKGTAMGVYSTCQFLGAFVGGWSGGTVYGQFSFTGAFVFGVIIILLWLYFAFTMIPPKHLRSHILSVGNLTPSEVDALAKRLSGIAGVDDAVVVPDEGVAYLKIDDEHLDQAALDSVHFATPQPA is encoded by the coding sequence ATGAGTCAAAGTAAAGAAAAACGCTTCACCCTTGGCATGACCCCTATTGAGCGTCGTGGTCTATTCTCTTTAATCGGTATTTATGCTCTACGGATGTTAGGATTATTTCTTATCCTACCTGTATTTTCTCTCTATGCCCATGATCTTGAAGGCGCCACCCCTTCTTTAATTGGACTAGCACTAGGCGCCTATGGTATCACTCAAGCCTTATTGCAAATTCCCTTTGGCTTATTATCTGACAGAATTGGTCGAAAACCGGTAATTACTGCTGGGCTAATTATATTTGCAATTGGTAGTGCAGTAGCCGCCATGGCAACGACTATTACCGGGGTAATTATTGGTCGTGCGTTGCAAGGAAGTGGTGCGATTGCAGCTGCTATAATGGCATTAGTCGCTGATTTAACTCGGGAAGAACAACGCACTAAAGCCATGGCCATGATCGGACTATCTATTGGTGTGGCATTTGCTTTTGCCCTCGGGGTAGGACCTGTACTCAATCGCTGGATTGGGGTGCCAGGATTATTTTGGATGACAGCGATTTTAGCTATTCTTGCGATTGGGGTGTTAAATTTTGGGGTGCCTAAAGTCACTGCCCCTCGCCATCATTCAGATGTGGAACCTGCTCCTAAACAATTTCTACGGATTTTAAAAGATGGGCAAATTATGCGCCTAGCTCTGGGTATTTTTATGCTCCATGTATTGCTCACTGCCACTTTTGTCGTATTGCCTATCAGTCTGCGAGATGAAAGTGGATTGGCCTCAGCTAGCCATGGCTATGTTTATTTACCAATTCTCATTCTTTCTATCCTAACCATGGTACCTTTCGTTATCTTGGCAGAAAAAAAACGCCGAATGAAAGAAGTATTTGTAGGAGCAGTGATTACCCTTGGTATTGCAGAACTTATTTGGGTATTTTTCCATACTTCTTTAGCTTTAACGATAGTAGCTCTTTGGTTGTTTTTCAGTGCCTTTAATTTATTGGAAGCTACCCTCCCTTCATTAGTATCTAAACGAAGTCCGGCAGGAAGCAAAGGTACCGCTATGGGGGTATACTCTACTTGTCAATTTTTAGGTGCCTTTGTTGGGGGTTGGAGTGGTGGTACTGTATACGGTCAATTTAGCTTTACCGGTGCCTTTGTTTTTGGGGTAATTATTATCCTACTTTGGCTTTATTTTGCCTTTACCATGATTCCACCCAAACATTTAAGAAGTCATATTCTATCTGTAGGTAATCTCACTCCAAGTGAGGTCGATGCTTTAGCAAAACGTCTTTCAGGAATTGCAGGGGTAGATGATGCAGTTGTGGTCCCTGATGAAGGCGTAGCTTATCTGAAAATTGATGACGAACACCTAGATCAAGCAGCCTTAGATAGCGTTCACTTTGCTACCCCACAACCAGCTTAA
- the ssb gene encoding single-stranded DNA-binding protein: MARGINKVILIGNLGRDPEVRYTPSGAAIANLTLATSEGWKDKNTGETQERTEWHRVVCFNRLGEIAGQYLKKGMKVYIEGRLQTRKWQGQDGQDRYTTEIVAGELQMLDRAGSSSESSHYGDNYSQSSPTDDFSHGGPWGDPSGSASEKHKTNPFPHSMEDPDDDIPF, encoded by the coding sequence ATGGCAAGAGGAATTAACAAAGTCATCTTAATTGGTAATTTAGGTCGAGACCCAGAAGTGCGCTATACCCCAAGTGGAGCAGCTATTGCCAATCTTACTCTAGCAACTTCAGAAGGCTGGAAAGATAAAAATACAGGGGAAACACAAGAGCGTACAGAATGGCATCGGGTGGTTTGTTTTAATCGATTAGGAGAAATTGCTGGTCAATATTTGAAAAAGGGAATGAAAGTCTACATTGAAGGACGGCTTCAAACTCGAAAATGGCAAGGTCAAGATGGGCAGGATAGGTATACCACTGAAATTGTAGCAGGTGAATTACAGATGCTCGATCGGGCTGGTAGTAGCAGTGAATCCTCTCATTATGGAGATAATTATAGCCAATCTAGCCCAACGGATGATTTTTCCCATGGTGGTCCTTGGGGCGATCCTTCAGGATCTGCTTCAGAAAAACACAAAACAAATCCTTTCCCTCATTCTATGGAAGATCCGGACGATGATATTCCTTTTTAA
- a CDS encoding nucleotidyltransferase substrate binding protein → MALNVDHLLRTAATLEQALLAIERLEKQDDVIFDLYRNAAIKSFELSLETAGKLLRKALTAYGASSREVDKLVFNDVLRHAGKHGLLDILEVERWLTYRANRNNTAHDYGEGFANETLKLLPQYLQDVRALAPHIQKVFDAAS, encoded by the coding sequence ATGGCATTAAATGTAGATCATTTATTACGTACCGCAGCAACACTAGAACAAGCATTATTGGCAATTGAAAGGTTAGAAAAACAAGATGATGTAATATTTGATTTATATCGTAATGCAGCCATTAAAAGCTTCGAATTATCGCTGGAAACTGCTGGAAAATTATTACGTAAAGCATTAACAGCTTATGGTGCTAGTTCAAGGGAAGTAGATAAACTAGTATTTAATGATGTGTTGCGTCATGCTGGTAAACACGGATTATTAGATATACTAGAAGTTGAACGTTGGCTGACTTACCGAGCCAATCGTAATAATACCGCACATGATTATGGTGAAGGTTTTGCTAATGAAACTTTAAAATTACTACCTCAATATTTACAAGATGTACGTGCATTAGCACCTCATATTCAGAAAGTATTCGATGCCGCTTCTTGA
- a CDS encoding nucleotidyltransferase domain-containing protein, translating to MPLLELSYLQFPKKYLQILQTLLDHYVPQAEVWAYGSRVTGSAHEGSDLDLVLRNPKDLTQNVEGWLDLKEALRESTIPILIDMHNWANLPQDFHCNIEAAYVVVQKGISIDMKENNAKWLEKNS from the coding sequence ATGCCGCTTCTTGAGCTTTCTTATTTACAATTTCCTAAAAAATACCTACAAATCTTGCAAACACTACTCGATCACTATGTACCTCAAGCAGAGGTTTGGGCTTATGGCAGCCGAGTTACTGGTAGTGCTCATGAAGGTAGTGATCTTGATTTAGTATTACGCAATCCAAAAGATCTCACTCAAAATGTAGAAGGCTGGTTAGATCTTAAGGAGGCTTTGCGGGAGAGTACAATACCAATTCTAATTGATATGCACAACTGGGCAAACCTACCACAGGACTTTCATTGCAATATTGAGGCAGCCTATGTAGTGGTGCAGAAAGGGATAAGTATTGATATGAAAGAGAACAATGCGAAGTGGCTAGAAAAAAACAGCTAG